A single genomic interval of Chryseobacterium paludis harbors:
- the rfbD gene encoding dTDP-4-dehydrorhamnose reductase: MKKIVVIGSNGQLGNCIKKIAPDFESDYEFIFTDSQTLDVTNEGQVEAFFYDSKPDFCINASAYTAVDLAEKEKEKAFAVNADGVAYLAQACYDHKAVLIHVSTDYVFDGETNLCYSEDDFTNPIGVYGESKLKGEELAMEINPKTIILRTSWLYSEFNKNFVKTMLNLFSQKDELGIVADQFGQPTNANDLAEAIMDIVRNPQLNFGIFHFSNYPETTWYEFAKKIAEFSKSSIKLNSLTTEQYPTPAKRPKRSTMCLDKIEEVYKIEPKHWENSLEECVNILLQ, from the coding sequence ATGAAAAAAATAGTTGTTATTGGAAGTAACGGTCAACTGGGGAATTGTATTAAGAAAATTGCTCCGGATTTTGAAAGTGATTATGAATTTATTTTCACAGACTCTCAAACTTTAGATGTTACTAATGAAGGGCAGGTTGAAGCTTTCTTTTATGATAGCAAACCAGACTTTTGTATTAATGCTTCAGCATACACTGCTGTAGATCTTGCCGAAAAAGAAAAAGAAAAGGCTTTTGCTGTCAATGCTGATGGGGTTGCTTATCTCGCTCAGGCATGTTACGATCATAAGGCCGTTCTAATCCATGTTTCTACTGATTATGTATTTGATGGAGAAACGAATTTATGTTATTCTGAAGATGATTTTACAAATCCAATCGGAGTATATGGAGAATCTAAATTGAAAGGGGAAGAATTAGCAATGGAGATCAATCCAAAAACAATTATTCTAAGAACCTCTTGGCTATATTCAGAGTTTAATAAGAACTTTGTGAAAACAATGCTGAATTTATTTTCACAAAAAGACGAACTGGGAATTGTAGCTGATCAATTTGGACAGCCAACAAATGCCAATGATTTAGCAGAGGCTATTATGGATATTGTTAGAAACCCTCAGTTAAATTTTGGAATTTTTCATTTTTCAAATTATCCTGAGACGACATGGTATGAATTTGCAAAAAAGATTGCTGAGTTTTCTAAATCTTCAATCAAATTAAATTCTCTTACCACAGAACAGTATCCAACGCCTGCGAAAAGGCCAAAAAGAAGTACTATGTGTTTAGACAAGATAGAAGAAGTGTATAAAATAGAACCAAAACATTGGGAAAACAGCCTGGAAGAATGTGTAAATATTCTTTTACAATAA
- a CDS encoding acyl-CoA thioesterase, translating into MEKEVSTTVKVRFSDCDPIGHLNNVKYLDYMFNAREDHVETFYGFTYEEYTKKTGCTWIAIQNEIAYLREVRYNTQVVISSKTIDIQDRTAKVEILMKSLDENTIHAVLWVTVIYFNVKTRKSDIHPEDVKEIFHKFYVDLEQKDFQSRVKFLRSQNAKNS; encoded by the coding sequence ATGGAAAAAGAAGTATCAACCACGGTCAAAGTTAGATTCAGCGATTGCGATCCAATAGGGCATTTGAATAATGTTAAATATTTGGATTATATGTTTAATGCCAGAGAAGATCATGTGGAAACATTTTATGGTTTTACCTATGAAGAATATACAAAGAAAACTGGTTGTACCTGGATTGCCATACAAAACGAAATAGCATACTTAAGAGAAGTGCGATACAATACTCAGGTTGTAATAAGCAGCAAGACGATCGATATACAGGATAGAACTGCTAAAGTTGAAATATTAATGAAGAGTCTTGACGAAAATACAATTCATGCTGTTTTATGGGTTACTGTTATTTATTTTAATGTTAAAACAAGAAAGTCTGACATACATCCTGAAGATGTTAAAGAAATTTTCCATAAATTCTATGTTGATTTAGAACAGAAAGATTTTCAATCAAGAGTTAAGTTTTTAAGATCTCAAAACGCAAAAAATTCATAA
- a CDS encoding OmpH family outer membrane protein — translation MKKLSVLFAAVMMVVSVGMAKAQKIATLDVIGVLNAMPEKKKADADLKTFLDTKQAEIKKKADAGQAKLKQYSEEAPKKTADENKAREGELAKMQEEIQQMNDKAQKDFVAKQDLAYEPIEKKLNEAVSKVAKANGYDFIMDANSSAFVYKGGPDATPAVKKELGVQ, via the coding sequence ATGAAAAAATTAAGTGTATTATTTGCAGCAGTAATGATGGTTGTATCTGTAGGTATGGCGAAAGCTCAAAAAATTGCTACTTTAGATGTTATAGGTGTTCTTAATGCAATGCCTGAAAAGAAAAAGGCAGATGCTGATTTAAAGACTTTCTTAGATACTAAGCAAGCAGAGATCAAAAAGAAAGCAGATGCAGGACAAGCTAAATTAAAGCAATATTCTGAAGAGGCTCCTAAGAAAACTGCCGACGAAAACAAAGCTAGAGAAGGTGAATTAGCTAAAATGCAAGAAGAAATTCAGCAAATGAACGATAAAGCTCAAAAAGATTTTGTTGCTAAACAAGATCTTGCTTATGAACCTATTGAGAAAAAACTTAACGAAGCTGTATCTAAAGTTGCTAAAGCTAACGGATATGACTTTATCATGGATGCAAACTCTTCTGCGTTTGTTTACAAAGGAGGTCCAGATGCTACTCCAGCAGTAAAAAAAGAATTAGGTGTTCAATAA
- a CDS encoding OmpH family outer membrane protein: MKNFKIIFTFVLFLLFGFSNAQKIGVVDTEYILNKLPQYKEAEARLNSQIDTWQSELQNLNSEYEKKRSAFENERVLLVGDQLKLREKEVMDLDKNIKTTTSLRFGTNGEITKLRSNLVEPFQDQIWGAVKTMSEKNGLGIVLDKSNNNNVIFLLPRYDYTDKVLTILLKGTSTEKKEKTNTRSKK, encoded by the coding sequence ATGAAAAACTTTAAAATCATTTTCACATTTGTATTATTTTTGCTTTTCGGTTTTAGCAATGCCCAAAAAATTGGAGTTGTTGATACAGAATATATCTTAAATAAGCTTCCACAATATAAAGAAGCTGAAGCAAGATTAAACTCGCAGATTGATACTTGGCAATCAGAACTTCAGAATTTAAATTCTGAATATGAAAAGAAAAGATCTGCCTTTGAAAATGAAAGAGTTTTATTGGTAGGGGATCAGTTGAAATTAAGAGAGAAGGAAGTAATGGATCTGGATAAAAACATTAAAACCACTACAAGTTTACGTTTTGGGACTAATGGAGAAATTACAAAATTGAGATCTAACCTCGTTGAACCTTTTCAGGATCAAATATGGGGCGCTGTTAAAACAATGTCTGAGAAAAATGGATTGGGCATAGTTCTTGATAAAAGCAATAATAATAATGTTATTTTCCTACTACCAAGGTATGATTATACAGATAAAGTATTAACAATATTGTTGAAAGGAACTTCAACAGAAAAAAAAGAAAAAACTAATACGAGAAGTAAAAAGTAA
- the bamA gene encoding outer membrane protein assembly factor BamA, translated as MKFRLLPIIMFVASAHFYGQVTPQDSTKVNNPVHAENQAGTYVLKDIVVDGVKKYTPAQILRFTGLSKGESVDIPGQKVSNAIKKLWDTQSFSEVEVYVQSIEGETVVLKFYLQDLKELGEVKFSGRGIGKSKSEKMAKDNNLKPGTKITQNLVSSLKTNIPKDYIKKGFADAKISIQDKVNANDPALVDWTINVEKGKRVKIDHIEFEGNESVSDAKLRNKAFKETKQKRFGIGGILKSSKFIEDKYQEDKQSLISYYNSLGYRDATIVSDSVWRNKRNNYEINVKLKEGKKYYIGDVTFTGNTVYSTEYLQRLLGYKKGDIYDAVGFNKKVGEDGGKEDDSDIKSVYMNNGYLFSNVTPVEKSVSGDSINLEIRVNEGEQATWNRVTWQGNTTTHDHVILRALRTKPGELFKKTEIKRTYFDLAGMSFFDPQQIGQDIQPNQQDNTVDVNWKLVEKGSSQVQLQAGYGGNSFIGTLGLTFNNFSLKNFLKFKDFRPVPQGDGQTLSIQAQAGQYFQNYGVSFTEPWLFGTKPTALSVSINNSIVRYSTSITSTSTDASRLNIFSASVGLNRLLKWPDDYFSLYTGIQYQKYDFKNYPFDFGGTQENYGTANNLSLNIGLSRNSAGIDPIFPTMGSNIELSGKFTPPYSLFTNKNYATMTPTDKYKWMEFYKIKFKADVYNEIAGKLVLRSSAEMGFMDGYNKQLGAPPFERFYMGGTGLFGGRYDGRELIPLRGYENASSYGGDPSQGDITPQGGGTIYNRFTLELRYPISLNQTAKIYALTFAEGGNVWNSWGNYNPFQLKRSVGVGVRVYMGAFGLIGFDFAYGFDKPINGSEPSGWKTHFLMNQSL; from the coding sequence ATGAAGTTTAGACTATTACCCATCATCATGTTTGTTGCTTCTGCACATTTTTATGGACAGGTAACTCCACAGGATAGCACAAAAGTGAATAACCCTGTGCATGCAGAAAACCAAGCAGGAACCTACGTTCTTAAAGACATTGTTGTAGATGGGGTTAAAAAGTATACACCTGCACAAATCTTAAGATTTACAGGATTATCTAAAGGAGAAAGTGTAGATATCCCCGGGCAAAAAGTTAGCAATGCTATCAAAAAGCTTTGGGATACTCAATCATTTTCTGAAGTAGAGGTTTACGTTCAAAGTATTGAAGGAGAAACGGTAGTTTTGAAATTTTACTTGCAGGACTTAAAAGAGCTTGGAGAAGTTAAATTTTCCGGAAGGGGAATTGGCAAATCTAAAAGTGAAAAAATGGCGAAAGATAATAACCTTAAGCCAGGAACAAAAATTACACAAAATTTAGTTTCAAGCCTTAAAACAAATATCCCAAAAGATTATATTAAAAAAGGGTTTGCAGATGCAAAAATATCCATTCAGGATAAAGTAAATGCAAATGACCCTGCTCTAGTAGATTGGACGATAAATGTAGAAAAAGGTAAAAGAGTAAAGATCGATCACATTGAGTTCGAAGGAAACGAAAGTGTGAGTGATGCTAAGCTTAGAAATAAAGCCTTTAAGGAAACGAAACAAAAAAGATTTGGTATCGGTGGTATTTTAAAATCTTCAAAATTCATTGAAGATAAATATCAAGAGGACAAACAAAGTTTAATAAGCTATTATAACTCTTTAGGATATAGAGATGCAACTATTGTATCTGATTCTGTTTGGAGAAATAAAAGAAATAATTACGAAATTAACGTAAAATTAAAAGAAGGTAAAAAGTACTATATAGGAGATGTTACTTTCACTGGTAACACGGTATACTCTACTGAATATTTACAAAGACTCTTAGGGTACAAGAAGGGAGATATTTACGATGCTGTAGGTTTCAACAAAAAGGTTGGTGAAGATGGTGGTAAAGAAGATGATTCAGATATCAAATCGGTATATATGAATAACGGTTACCTATTTTCTAATGTAACTCCAGTTGAAAAATCTGTTTCAGGTGATTCTATTAATTTGGAAATTAGGGTAAATGAAGGAGAGCAGGCAACTTGGAATAGAGTTACATGGCAGGGAAATACAACGACCCATGACCATGTTATCCTTAGAGCGTTAAGAACAAAACCTGGAGAGTTATTTAAGAAAACTGAAATCAAAAGAACCTACTTCGATTTAGCAGGGATGTCTTTCTTTGATCCACAACAAATTGGTCAGGATATTCAGCCTAACCAACAAGATAATACTGTAGATGTTAATTGGAAATTAGTTGAAAAAGGATCATCACAAGTACAATTACAAGCCGGTTATGGTGGAAATAGTTTTATTGGAACCTTGGGGCTAACGTTTAATAACTTCTCACTAAAGAATTTCCTGAAGTTTAAAGATTTCAGACCTGTACCACAGGGAGATGGGCAGACATTGTCTATTCAGGCTCAAGCTGGACAGTATTTCCAGAATTATGGAGTTTCATTTACTGAACCTTGGTTATTTGGAACAAAGCCTACAGCACTTTCTGTAAGTATTAATAATTCAATTGTTAGATATAGCACATCTATTACGAGTACGAGTACTGATGCTTCAAGATTGAATATTTTCTCAGCTTCTGTTGGTTTGAATAGATTACTTAAATGGCCAGATGACTATTTCTCTTTGTATACTGGTATCCAATATCAGAAATATGATTTTAAGAACTATCCATTTGATTTTGGTGGAACCCAAGAAAACTATGGAACTGCAAATAACTTAAGTTTAAATATAGGGTTAAGCAGAAACTCTGCTGGTATTGATCCTATATTCCCTACAATGGGTTCTAATATCGAACTTTCAGGAAAGTTCACTCCACCTTATTCATTGTTTACGAATAAGAATTATGCTACAATGACTCCAACGGATAAGTATAAATGGATGGAATTTTATAAGATAAAATTCAAAGCTGACGTTTATAACGAAATTGCTGGAAAACTTGTACTTAGATCTTCTGCAGAAATGGGGTTCATGGATGGGTATAACAAACAATTGGGAGCACCACCTTTTGAAAGATTCTATATGGGAGGTACCGGACTTTTTGGAGGACGATATGATGGTAGAGAATTAATTCCATTACGAGGGTATGAAAATGCCTCTAGTTATGGTGGAGATCCTAGCCAAGGAGATATTACTCCTCAAGGAGGGGGTACAATTTATAACAGATTTACTCTAGAGTTAAGATATCCGATCTCATTGAATCAGACAGCTAAAATTTATGCTTTAACTTTTGCGGAAGGAGGTAATGTTTGGAATTCATGGGGTAACTACAATCCATTCCAACTTAAGAGATCAGTAGGGGTAGGGGTAAGAGTTTATATGGGAGCATTTGGTTTAATTGGATTTGACTTTGCTTATGGATTTGATAAACCAATTAATGGATCAGAGCCTTCAGGTTGGAAGACACACTTCTTGATGAACCAATCATTATAA